One window of the Prinia subflava isolate CZ2003 ecotype Zambia chromosome 1, Cam_Psub_1.2, whole genome shotgun sequence genome contains the following:
- the LOC134558894 gene encoding macrophage mannose receptor 1-like isoform X2 → MKNLTFPTVLVFLSFVHTAFQTLDKEIFLIFNEATKFCLIAQSSEAITTATCKKNSDLQKFRWVSDHQLMSVAFAQCLGVPYKRNQAKISLYPCNKKSEFQKWECRNAALAIQGEDLFLSAGKKRENIVLKTASEAMDKWKIYGTMDDLCSQSHKDMFTLLGNSNGAPCAFPFLLSGRWYAECTAAGRSDGLLWCATTPSFDEDHLYGFCPAADVDRFWSTDPLTGIYYQINHQSALTWRQARKSCQQQNAELLSVTEIHEQVYLRDLIDSKRSSLWIGLNSLNLHSGWQWSGGFPFRYFNWAPGSPDPEPEKLCAVLNPRRDAKWENQPCELKLGYICKKENSTKDPLVLPLEPVKCPEGWLPYGGHCFTVHRDPKEWREALSSCNESSGNLASIHNPEEHGFILSQLGYRATDELWIGLNDLKNQMYFEWSDRTPVTYTKWLPGEPTHEVSGQEDCVVMAGKDGYWADSACDRKLGYICRRVPLHGVSGTAKTDPACLKGWERYGFYCYLVGHTSVTFSEAKKTCERSSGYLTSIGDRYEQAYLTSLIGLSSEKYFWIGLSDMEEQGIFKWVTGEAVLYTNWNAAMPGKEAGCVALRTGNAAGLWDVQNCEVKAKFLCKKLAEKVIVPVASETTSDSKCPLGWDTSNSTNSCFRGFVREEDQKKTWFEARDFCREIGGDLASIRNEEEQTVIENLIKKKSPSFQPFWIGLQCLDPDGGLSWSDGSPVNYKAENYFYDTAFQDCGAIRENPSLSWIKQHCEYSNNWICGIKKGTSLKLEPLGPSTTYEVTEDGWIVNGDKQYFFSPEKASMEKARTFCKNNHGNPVTIANNRERKFLWKYILKKGKLNSYLIGLFQNADRQFSWMSGSPVHYAAWAPGEPNFAGAQENCVVLNRNDGLWNDVSCGFSNGYICERHRSFINATLPSALPSAPGGCPADWILFKNKCYKFFGTGYDWWNSGLRVCRSLGGDLASIPNEQVQAFLTYHLKDVSNDVWIGLNDLLSELNFVWSDGSAVSYTNWAKDSPKLIEPIMYDSLHPEDGRNRQQFDCVSLKRGPADETGKWNNEECYNYRGYICQKDSVPELFKSPATVLDFAFDHSSGVSYSVTRSKMNWEEAHQNCNNNASELVSILDPYSQALLFLLAKEYGEPLWIGLNSNMTNGKYQWIDRWRLAYSKWASGEPKQTLACVYLDTDGTWKTASCEEKFFSICKKSDVMAPTELPQLPGKCPESRGHKSWIPFSGHCYYFEASKKRSWSQAHDECARLGADLVSVRDYSETNFLSETIKILHGKSLNFWVGLKKDNREQWVWTDKSAMDFVYWEVGEPSNKRLKDCGELCALTGFWNTNLCSFKKGYICKKVKTPENKEMSTENTEEKMDKALSAGIIWLFVLLALSIAGSVIYFCLRRKRQNLPHVSAIMSGSEATVDIQEKDTHSDM, encoded by the exons ATGAAAAACTTGACCTTTCCTACAGTTTTAGTTTTCCTCTCATTTGTTCATACTGCTTTTCAGACACTCG acAAGGAAATATTCTTAATATTCAATGAGGCTACCAAGTTCTGTTTAATTGCTCAGAGTTCTGAGGCAATCACAACAGCCACTTGCAAGAAAAACAGTGACTTACAAAAATTCAGGTGGGTCTCTGATCATCAGTTAATGAGTGTGGCATTTGCACAATGCTTGGGAGTGCCCTACAAGAGAAACCAGGCTAAAATTTCTCTGTATCCATGCAACAAGAAAAGTGAATTCCAGAAATGGGAATGCAGAAATGCAGCCTTGGCAATCCAAGGGGAAGATTTATTTCTCAGTGctggcaaaaaaagagaaaatattgtGCTAAAAACAGCATCAGAGGCAATGGATAAATGGAAGATCTATGGAACCATGGATGATTTGTGTTCTCAAAGCCACAAAG ACATGTTTACACTGTTAGGAAATTCCAACGGAGCCCCGTGTGCCTTCCCCTTCCTGCTGAGTGGAAGATGGTATGCTGagtgcactgctgctggcaggtcAGACGGGTTGCTCTGGTGTGCAACAACGCCCAGCTTCGACGAGGACCATTTGTATGGGTTCTGTCCAGCTGCCG ATGTTGACAGATTTTGGAGCACAGATCCTTTGACAGGAATCTACTACCAGATAAACCACCAGTCAGCTCTCACATGGCGCCAAGCAaggaagagctgtcagcaaCAGAATGCAGAATTATTAAGTGTCACGGAGATACATGAACAAGTATATCTAAGAG ATTTGATTGACAGCAAGAGATCCTCTCTCTGGATTGGGCTTAACAGTCTGAATCTCCACAGCGGCTGGCAGTGGAGTGGTGGCTTTCCCTTCAGATACTTTAACTGGGCACCAG GAAGCCCTGATCCTGAGCCTGAAAAGCTCTGTGCAGTACTAAACCCCAGAAGAGATGCTAAATGGGAAAACCAGCCATGTGAGCTGAAACTTGGCTATATCTGTAAGAAGGAAAATTCCACAAAGGATCCTTTAGTTCTTCCATTGG AGCCTGTTAAATGCCCAGAAGGATGGTTGCCCTATGGAGGTCACTGTTTCACGGTTCATAGAGACCCCAAAGAATGGAGAGAAGCCCTAAGCTCCTGCAATGAGAGCAGTGGCAACCTGGCCAGTATCCACAACCCTGAGGAGCATGGCTTCATACTGTCTCAGCTTGGCTACA GAGCTACAGATGAGCTGTGGATTGGCCTGAATGACCTGAAAAATCAAATGTACTTTGAGTGGAGTGATAGGACTCCTGTGACATACACCAAGTGGTTGCCTGGAGAACCAACCCATGAAGTCAGTGGCCAAGAAGATTGTGTTGTTATGGCAGGAAAG GATGGATACTGGGCAGACAGTGCCTGTGACAGAAAGTTAGGCTACATCTGCAGGAGAGTCCCACTACATGGAGTTTCTGGAACAGCAAAGACTGATCCTGCCTGCCTGAAG GGTTGGGAAAGATATGGTTTTTACTGCTATCTGGTTGGACACACCTCTGTaacattttcagaagcaaagaaaacctGTGAAAGGAGCAGTGGTTATTTAACAAGTATAGGAGACAG ATATGAGCAAGCCTACCTAACCAGCCTCATTGGTCTGAGCTCTGAGAAGTATTTTTGGATTGGTCTCTCAGACATGGAAGAGCAAGGGATTTTCAAGTGGGTGACTGGTGAAGCTGTTCTGTACACAAACTGGAATGCAGCAATGCCTG GGAAGGAAGCTGGTTGTGTTGCCCTTAGGACTGGAAATGCAGCTGGACTATGGGATGTTCAGAACTGTGAAGTAAAGGCAaaatttctctgcaaaaaaTTAGCTGAAAAAGTCATAGTTCCTGTTGCTTCTGAAACCACTTCTGATTCCAAATGTCCATTGGGTTGGGATACAAGCAATAGCACTAATTCATGCTTCAGA GGTTTTGTGAGAGAGGAAGACCAAAAGAAAACATGGTTTGAAGCCCGagatttctgcagagaaatagGAGGAGACCTGGCTTCCATTAGAAATGAAGAAGAACAAACAGTGATAGAAAACTTAATAAA GAAGAAATCCCCATCATTCCAGCCTTTCTGGATAGGTTTGCAGTGTTTGGATCCTGACGGTGGCCTTTCCTGGAGTGATGGCTCTCCG GTGAATTATAAAGCAGAAAACTATTTTTACGATACTGCATTTCAAGACTGTGGAGCAATCAGAGAAAATCCTTCCCTGTCATGGATTAAGCAGCACTGTGAATACAGTAATAACTGGATTTGTGGAATAAAGAAAG GGACATCCTTGAAACTAGAACCTCTGGGCCCTTCTACCA CATATGAAGTCACAGAAGATGGCTGGATTGTAAACGGAgacaaacaatattttttcagcCCAGAAAAGGCCTCTATGGAGAAAGCCAGAACATTCTGCAAGAACAATCATGGAAATCCTGTTACTATTGCAAACAATCgtgaaagaaaatttttgtgGAAATAC aTCTTAAAAAAGGGCAAATTGAACTCATATCTCATAGGATTATTCCAGAATGCTGATCGACAGTTCAG TTGGATGAGTGGAAGCCCAGTGCACTATGCAGCATGGGCACCGGGTGAGCCCAACTTCGCAGGAGCTCAAGAAAATTGTGTGGTTTTAAATAGAAACGATG GCTTGTGGAATGATGTCAGCTGTGGTTTTTCCAATGGCTATATCTGTGAGAGGCACAGAAGTTTTATAAACGCAACCCTCCCTTCAGCACTACCTTCAGCTCCTGGAGGATGTCCTGCAGattggattttatttaaaaataag TGTTACAAGTTTTTTGGCACTGGCTATGATTGGTGGAATTCTGGACTAAGAGTTTGCAGGAGCCTTGGAGGAGACTTGGCAAGCATACCTAATGAACAGGTTCAAG CTTTTCTCACTTACCATTTGAAGGATGTTTCAAATGATGTTTGGATTGGCTTGAATGACCTGCTCAGTGAACTCAACTTTGTTTGGTCTGATGGAAGTGCTGTTTCATATACAAACTGGGCTAAAGATTCCCCAAAACTTATAGAACCCATTATGTATGACAGTCTGCATCCAGAAGATGGCCGAAATCGGCAACAG TTTGATTGTGTTTCTCTCAAGAGAGGTCCTGCTGATGAGACAGGAAAATGGAATAATGAGGAATGTTATAACTACAGAGGGTATATATGCCAGAAGGACAGTG TTCCTGAACTTTTTAAATCACCAGCAACAGTGCTGGACTTTGCTTTTGACCATTCTAGTGGGGTTAGCTATTCTGTCACCCGTTCCAAAATGAATTGGGAGGAAGCACACCAAAACTGCAATAACAATGCCTCAGAACTTGTCAGCATCTTAGACCCATATAGCCAGGCACTGCTGTTCCTACTTGCCAAGGAATATGGAGAGCCTCTGTGGATTGGTCTTAACAGCAACATG ACCAATGGCAAGTATCAATGGATCGACAGGTGGAGATTAGCTTACAGCAAGTGGGCCAGTGGAGAACCAAAGCAGACATTGGCATGTGTCTACCTAGACACTGATGGCACCTGGAAGACAGCTTCTTGTGAGGAAAAATTCTTTTCTATCTGTAAAAAATCAGATG TAATGGCCCCTACTGAACTgccacaacttcctggaaaatgcCCTGAATCAAGAGGACACAAATCTTGGATACCTTTCTCTGGCCACTGCTATTACTTTGAGGCCTCCAAGAAAAGAAGCTGGTCTCAAGCTCATGATGAATGTGCCCGATTAG GTGCTGATTTGGTATCCGTAAGAGACTATAGTGAAACAAACTTTCTGTCAGAAACCATTAAGATACTCCATGGAAAATCATTGAACTTTTGGGTAGGGCTAAAGAAAGATAACAGAG aaCAGTGGGTATGGACAGACAAATCTGCAATGGATTTTGTCTACTGGGAAGTGGGAGAACCATCAAACAAAAGGCTTAAAGACTGTGGAGAGCTATGTGCATTGACTGGCTTCTGGAACACCAACCTCTGTTCTTTCAAAAAAGGATATATCTGTAAAAAAGTTAAAA
- the LOC134558894 gene encoding macrophage mannose receptor 1-like isoform X1 translates to MKNLTFPTVLVFLSFVHTAFQTLDKEIFLIFNEATKFCLIAQSSEAITTATCKKNSDLQKFRWVSDHQLMSVAFAQCLGVPYKRNQAKISLYPCNKKSEFQKWECRNAALAIQGEDLFLSAGKKRENIVLKTASEAMDKWKIYGTMDDLCSQSHKDMFTLLGNSNGAPCAFPFLLSGRWYAECTAAGRSDGLLWCATTPSFDEDHLYGFCPAADVDRFWSTDPLTGIYYQINHQSALTWRQARKSCQQQNAELLSVTEIHEQVYLRDLIDSKRSSLWIGLNSLNLHSGWQWSGGFPFRYFNWAPGSPDPEPEKLCAVLNPRRDAKWENQPCELKLGYICKKENSTKDPLVLPLGDVEPVKCPEGWLPYGGHCFTVHRDPKEWREALSSCNESSGNLASIHNPEEHGFILSQLGYRATDELWIGLNDLKNQMYFEWSDRTPVTYTKWLPGEPTHEVSGQEDCVVMAGKDGYWADSACDRKLGYICRRVPLHGVSGTAKTDPACLKGWERYGFYCYLVGHTSVTFSEAKKTCERSSGYLTSIGDRYEQAYLTSLIGLSSEKYFWIGLSDMEEQGIFKWVTGEAVLYTNWNAAMPGKEAGCVALRTGNAAGLWDVQNCEVKAKFLCKKLAEKVIVPVASETTSDSKCPLGWDTSNSTNSCFRGFVREEDQKKTWFEARDFCREIGGDLASIRNEEEQTVIENLIKKKSPSFQPFWIGLQCLDPDGGLSWSDGSPVNYKAENYFYDTAFQDCGAIRENPSLSWIKQHCEYSNNWICGIKKGTSLKLEPLGPSTTYEVTEDGWIVNGDKQYFFSPEKASMEKARTFCKNNHGNPVTIANNRERKFLWKYILKKGKLNSYLIGLFQNADRQFSWMSGSPVHYAAWAPGEPNFAGAQENCVVLNRNDGLWNDVSCGFSNGYICERHRSFINATLPSALPSAPGGCPADWILFKNKCYKFFGTGYDWWNSGLRVCRSLGGDLASIPNEQVQAFLTYHLKDVSNDVWIGLNDLLSELNFVWSDGSAVSYTNWAKDSPKLIEPIMYDSLHPEDGRNRQQFDCVSLKRGPADETGKWNNEECYNYRGYICQKDSVPELFKSPATVLDFAFDHSSGVSYSVTRSKMNWEEAHQNCNNNASELVSILDPYSQALLFLLAKEYGEPLWIGLNSNMTNGKYQWIDRWRLAYSKWASGEPKQTLACVYLDTDGTWKTASCEEKFFSICKKSDVMAPTELPQLPGKCPESRGHKSWIPFSGHCYYFEASKKRSWSQAHDECARLGADLVSVRDYSETNFLSETIKILHGKSLNFWVGLKKDNREQWVWTDKSAMDFVYWEVGEPSNKRLKDCGELCALTGFWNTNLCSFKKGYICKKVKTPENKEMSTENTEEKMDKALSAGIIWLFVLLALSIAGSVIYFCLRRKRQNLPHVSAIMSGSEATVDIQEKDTHSDM, encoded by the exons ATGAAAAACTTGACCTTTCCTACAGTTTTAGTTTTCCTCTCATTTGTTCATACTGCTTTTCAGACACTCG acAAGGAAATATTCTTAATATTCAATGAGGCTACCAAGTTCTGTTTAATTGCTCAGAGTTCTGAGGCAATCACAACAGCCACTTGCAAGAAAAACAGTGACTTACAAAAATTCAGGTGGGTCTCTGATCATCAGTTAATGAGTGTGGCATTTGCACAATGCTTGGGAGTGCCCTACAAGAGAAACCAGGCTAAAATTTCTCTGTATCCATGCAACAAGAAAAGTGAATTCCAGAAATGGGAATGCAGAAATGCAGCCTTGGCAATCCAAGGGGAAGATTTATTTCTCAGTGctggcaaaaaaagagaaaatattgtGCTAAAAACAGCATCAGAGGCAATGGATAAATGGAAGATCTATGGAACCATGGATGATTTGTGTTCTCAAAGCCACAAAG ACATGTTTACACTGTTAGGAAATTCCAACGGAGCCCCGTGTGCCTTCCCCTTCCTGCTGAGTGGAAGATGGTATGCTGagtgcactgctgctggcaggtcAGACGGGTTGCTCTGGTGTGCAACAACGCCCAGCTTCGACGAGGACCATTTGTATGGGTTCTGTCCAGCTGCCG ATGTTGACAGATTTTGGAGCACAGATCCTTTGACAGGAATCTACTACCAGATAAACCACCAGTCAGCTCTCACATGGCGCCAAGCAaggaagagctgtcagcaaCAGAATGCAGAATTATTAAGTGTCACGGAGATACATGAACAAGTATATCTAAGAG ATTTGATTGACAGCAAGAGATCCTCTCTCTGGATTGGGCTTAACAGTCTGAATCTCCACAGCGGCTGGCAGTGGAGTGGTGGCTTTCCCTTCAGATACTTTAACTGGGCACCAG GAAGCCCTGATCCTGAGCCTGAAAAGCTCTGTGCAGTACTAAACCCCAGAAGAGATGCTAAATGGGAAAACCAGCCATGTGAGCTGAAACTTGGCTATATCTGTAAGAAGGAAAATTCCACAAAGGATCCTTTAGTTCTTCCATTGG GGGATGTAGAGCCTGTTAAATGCCCAGAAGGATGGTTGCCCTATGGAGGTCACTGTTTCACGGTTCATAGAGACCCCAAAGAATGGAGAGAAGCCCTAAGCTCCTGCAATGAGAGCAGTGGCAACCTGGCCAGTATCCACAACCCTGAGGAGCATGGCTTCATACTGTCTCAGCTTGGCTACA GAGCTACAGATGAGCTGTGGATTGGCCTGAATGACCTGAAAAATCAAATGTACTTTGAGTGGAGTGATAGGACTCCTGTGACATACACCAAGTGGTTGCCTGGAGAACCAACCCATGAAGTCAGTGGCCAAGAAGATTGTGTTGTTATGGCAGGAAAG GATGGATACTGGGCAGACAGTGCCTGTGACAGAAAGTTAGGCTACATCTGCAGGAGAGTCCCACTACATGGAGTTTCTGGAACAGCAAAGACTGATCCTGCCTGCCTGAAG GGTTGGGAAAGATATGGTTTTTACTGCTATCTGGTTGGACACACCTCTGTaacattttcagaagcaaagaaaacctGTGAAAGGAGCAGTGGTTATTTAACAAGTATAGGAGACAG ATATGAGCAAGCCTACCTAACCAGCCTCATTGGTCTGAGCTCTGAGAAGTATTTTTGGATTGGTCTCTCAGACATGGAAGAGCAAGGGATTTTCAAGTGGGTGACTGGTGAAGCTGTTCTGTACACAAACTGGAATGCAGCAATGCCTG GGAAGGAAGCTGGTTGTGTTGCCCTTAGGACTGGAAATGCAGCTGGACTATGGGATGTTCAGAACTGTGAAGTAAAGGCAaaatttctctgcaaaaaaTTAGCTGAAAAAGTCATAGTTCCTGTTGCTTCTGAAACCACTTCTGATTCCAAATGTCCATTGGGTTGGGATACAAGCAATAGCACTAATTCATGCTTCAGA GGTTTTGTGAGAGAGGAAGACCAAAAGAAAACATGGTTTGAAGCCCGagatttctgcagagaaatagGAGGAGACCTGGCTTCCATTAGAAATGAAGAAGAACAAACAGTGATAGAAAACTTAATAAA GAAGAAATCCCCATCATTCCAGCCTTTCTGGATAGGTTTGCAGTGTTTGGATCCTGACGGTGGCCTTTCCTGGAGTGATGGCTCTCCG GTGAATTATAAAGCAGAAAACTATTTTTACGATACTGCATTTCAAGACTGTGGAGCAATCAGAGAAAATCCTTCCCTGTCATGGATTAAGCAGCACTGTGAATACAGTAATAACTGGATTTGTGGAATAAAGAAAG GGACATCCTTGAAACTAGAACCTCTGGGCCCTTCTACCA CATATGAAGTCACAGAAGATGGCTGGATTGTAAACGGAgacaaacaatattttttcagcCCAGAAAAGGCCTCTATGGAGAAAGCCAGAACATTCTGCAAGAACAATCATGGAAATCCTGTTACTATTGCAAACAATCgtgaaagaaaatttttgtgGAAATAC aTCTTAAAAAAGGGCAAATTGAACTCATATCTCATAGGATTATTCCAGAATGCTGATCGACAGTTCAG TTGGATGAGTGGAAGCCCAGTGCACTATGCAGCATGGGCACCGGGTGAGCCCAACTTCGCAGGAGCTCAAGAAAATTGTGTGGTTTTAAATAGAAACGATG GCTTGTGGAATGATGTCAGCTGTGGTTTTTCCAATGGCTATATCTGTGAGAGGCACAGAAGTTTTATAAACGCAACCCTCCCTTCAGCACTACCTTCAGCTCCTGGAGGATGTCCTGCAGattggattttatttaaaaataag TGTTACAAGTTTTTTGGCACTGGCTATGATTGGTGGAATTCTGGACTAAGAGTTTGCAGGAGCCTTGGAGGAGACTTGGCAAGCATACCTAATGAACAGGTTCAAG CTTTTCTCACTTACCATTTGAAGGATGTTTCAAATGATGTTTGGATTGGCTTGAATGACCTGCTCAGTGAACTCAACTTTGTTTGGTCTGATGGAAGTGCTGTTTCATATACAAACTGGGCTAAAGATTCCCCAAAACTTATAGAACCCATTATGTATGACAGTCTGCATCCAGAAGATGGCCGAAATCGGCAACAG TTTGATTGTGTTTCTCTCAAGAGAGGTCCTGCTGATGAGACAGGAAAATGGAATAATGAGGAATGTTATAACTACAGAGGGTATATATGCCAGAAGGACAGTG TTCCTGAACTTTTTAAATCACCAGCAACAGTGCTGGACTTTGCTTTTGACCATTCTAGTGGGGTTAGCTATTCTGTCACCCGTTCCAAAATGAATTGGGAGGAAGCACACCAAAACTGCAATAACAATGCCTCAGAACTTGTCAGCATCTTAGACCCATATAGCCAGGCACTGCTGTTCCTACTTGCCAAGGAATATGGAGAGCCTCTGTGGATTGGTCTTAACAGCAACATG ACCAATGGCAAGTATCAATGGATCGACAGGTGGAGATTAGCTTACAGCAAGTGGGCCAGTGGAGAACCAAAGCAGACATTGGCATGTGTCTACCTAGACACTGATGGCACCTGGAAGACAGCTTCTTGTGAGGAAAAATTCTTTTCTATCTGTAAAAAATCAGATG TAATGGCCCCTACTGAACTgccacaacttcctggaaaatgcCCTGAATCAAGAGGACACAAATCTTGGATACCTTTCTCTGGCCACTGCTATTACTTTGAGGCCTCCAAGAAAAGAAGCTGGTCTCAAGCTCATGATGAATGTGCCCGATTAG GTGCTGATTTGGTATCCGTAAGAGACTATAGTGAAACAAACTTTCTGTCAGAAACCATTAAGATACTCCATGGAAAATCATTGAACTTTTGGGTAGGGCTAAAGAAAGATAACAGAG aaCAGTGGGTATGGACAGACAAATCTGCAATGGATTTTGTCTACTGGGAAGTGGGAGAACCATCAAACAAAAGGCTTAAAGACTGTGGAGAGCTATGTGCATTGACTGGCTTCTGGAACACCAACCTCTGTTCTTTCAAAAAAGGATATATCTGTAAAAAAGTTAAAA